A part of Terriglobia bacterium genomic DNA contains:
- the infA gene encoding translation initiation factor IF-1: MSKEDAIEVMAVVIEPLPNAMFKVELENKHQVLAHVSGKMRKNFIRILPGDRVAVELSPYDLTRGRIVYRYK, translated from the coding sequence ATGAGTAAAGAAGACGCGATTGAAGTCATGGCGGTGGTCATCGAGCCCCTGCCCAATGCAATGTTCAAGGTCGAACTGGAAAACAAGCACCAGGTCCTGGCGCATGTTTCCGGAAAGATGCGCAAGAACTTCATTCGCATTTTGCCCGGCGATCGGGTCGCGGTGGAGCTTTCTCCTTACGACCTCACCCGCGGGCGGATTGTGTACCGATACAAGTAG
- a CDS encoding VanZ family protein — MNKPVGRAWIPALLWLAVIAFESTSLMSAENTGHLLLAIARFFDPRITLAQLQLLNAVGRKIGHCVGYGILSLLMLRAWWATLTLPRSATRLPSWSAMVTAWSARAAVLALLSAAAVASLDEWHQVFLPGRTGTIRDVALDTTAAAFVQLLFVAVRKARGKQEAISN; from the coding sequence ATGAACAAGCCTGTTGGCCGCGCCTGGATTCCCGCGCTGCTGTGGCTGGCGGTAATCGCCTTTGAATCCACGTCGCTGATGTCGGCGGAAAACACCGGACATCTGCTTCTTGCCATCGCCCGGTTTTTCGATCCGCGAATCACGCTTGCGCAATTGCAACTGCTCAACGCGGTCGGGCGGAAAATCGGGCATTGTGTCGGCTATGGAATCCTCAGCCTGCTGATGCTGCGCGCCTGGTGGGCAACCCTGACGCTACCGCGCTCGGCCACGCGCCTGCCCTCGTGGTCGGCAATGGTGACGGCGTGGAGCGCGCGCGCGGCCGTGCTCGCGCTGCTGTCGGCGGCGGCCGTCGCCAGCCTCGATGAGTGGCACCAGGTGTTCCTTCCGGGAAGGACCGGCACGATCCGCGATGTCGCGCTGGATACCACGGCTGCGGCATTCGTGCAGTTGTTGTTCGTCGCCGTGCGTAAGGCGAGAGGGAAACAAGAAGCAATTAGCAATTAA
- a CDS encoding DNA-directed RNA polymerase subunit alpha — protein sequence MLWKGFQKPKRLAADTETLTDKYGRFWAQPFERGFGTTIGNALRRVLLSSIEGAAVTAVKIEGVLHEFQSIPGVVEDATDIILNLKQVPFKLNGEGPKAIYLRSDQPGVVTSGMIEADADVEVLDKDVYIATVSEGGKLDMEMRLKRGRGYISADKNFEEDLGIGFIPIDSVHSPVRKCNYTVEAARLGQITDYDKLTLEVWTNGSVSPADSIGLAAKLVKDHMNIFINFEEEMETTAATDERKPEIRNENLNRSVEELELSVRSYNCLKNANIQSIGELVQKSEAEMLKTKNFGRKSLNEIKEILASMGLSLGMKIDEHGNAVAVNLPQQSAGIGAFEHQQ from the coding sequence ATGCTTTGGAAAGGCTTCCAGAAACCCAAGCGCCTGGCCGCTGACACCGAAACGCTCACCGACAAGTACGGTCGCTTCTGGGCGCAGCCCTTTGAGCGCGGCTTCGGTACCACCATCGGCAACGCACTGCGCCGCGTGCTTCTCAGCTCCATCGAGGGCGCGGCTGTCACCGCCGTCAAGATCGAAGGCGTGCTCCACGAGTTCCAGTCCATTCCCGGCGTGGTGGAGGATGCCACGGACATCATCCTCAACCTCAAGCAGGTCCCATTCAAGCTGAACGGCGAAGGCCCCAAGGCCATCTACCTGCGCTCCGACCAGCCGGGCGTGGTCACCTCGGGCATGATCGAGGCCGACGCCGACGTCGAAGTCCTCGACAAGGACGTCTACATCGCCACCGTCAGCGAAGGCGGCAAGCTCGATATGGAAATGCGCCTCAAGCGCGGCCGCGGCTACATCTCCGCCGACAAGAACTTCGAAGAGGACCTGGGCATCGGCTTCATTCCCATCGACTCGGTGCACTCGCCGGTGCGCAAGTGCAACTACACGGTGGAAGCTGCCCGCCTGGGCCAGATCACCGACTACGACAAGCTCACGCTCGAGGTCTGGACCAACGGCTCCGTCAGCCCGGCCGACTCGATTGGATTGGCCGCCAAGCTGGTGAAGGACCACATGAACATCTTCATCAACTTCGAAGAGGAGATGGAGACCACCGCCGCCACCGACGAGCGCAAGCCGGAAATTCGCAACGAGAACCTCAACCGCTCCGTCGAGGAGCTGGAGCTTAGCGTTCGCAGTTACAACTGCCTGAAGAACGCCAATATCCAGTCCATCGGCGAACTGGTGCAGAAGAGCGAGGCCGAAATGCTGAAGACCAAGAATTTCGGCCGCAAGTCGCTCAACGAGATCAAGGAAATCCTGGCCTCGATGGGGCTCAGCCTCGGCATGAAGATCGACGAGCACGGCAACGCCGTAGCCGTCAATCTGCCGCAGCAGTCCGCCGGCATCGGCGCCTTCGAGCATCAGCAATAG
- the hpnI gene encoding bacteriohopanetetrol glucosamine biosynthesis glycosyltransferase HpnI — protein MPQFLLLIAILGLVSSTGFLLLVMVAALRFRQRARRADAAPCLGDQELPPVSVIKPVCGLEPLLEQNLESLFQQDYPTFELIFGARTADDPAIAVVNQLRRRYPEVKARCVFSGDPIWPNPRVYSEHKMIAAAEYDYLVIGDSDVRVPRDYLRNIVAPLRDPEVGLVTCIYRGKPSGGAWSRLEAAGFSVELTSGVLVADLLEGMKFALGPTTATRKDVLAHIGGIRVLADYHSDDYEIGRQIDAAGYRVVLSHVVIDHITLNRAMISRQIRWMRSTRFSRPAGHIGSGLTFATPFALLGFIVAAAWGYWTLALTLLAWGIVNRWVQALVVGWGVVRDPEIWRYLWYYPIRDLLGFFFWMASFTGRNFTWRGEPYRFGPGGRVVSLRHASPAEPSSHAAPVGPAGSD, from the coding sequence ATGCCTCAGTTTCTGCTGTTGATCGCAATATTGGGGCTGGTGAGCTCGACCGGCTTTCTCCTGCTGGTCATGGTGGCCGCGTTGCGCTTCCGACAGCGCGCCCGCAGGGCCGACGCCGCTCCCTGCCTCGGCGATCAGGAACTTCCGCCCGTCAGCGTGATCAAGCCCGTGTGCGGCCTTGAGCCCTTGCTCGAACAGAATCTGGAATCCTTGTTCCAGCAGGACTATCCCACATTCGAGTTGATCTTCGGCGCGCGCACCGCCGATGATCCCGCCATCGCCGTCGTCAACCAGCTTCGCCGCCGCTATCCCGAAGTCAAGGCGCGCTGCGTCTTTTCCGGCGACCCGATCTGGCCCAACCCTCGTGTCTACTCCGAGCATAAGATGATCGCCGCCGCCGAATACGACTACCTCGTCATCGGCGACAGCGACGTCCGCGTCCCGCGCGACTATCTTCGCAACATCGTCGCCCCGCTGCGCGATCCCGAGGTCGGCCTGGTCACCTGTATTTACCGCGGCAAGCCGAGCGGTGGCGCCTGGTCTCGCCTGGAAGCCGCCGGCTTTTCCGTCGAGCTCACCTCCGGCGTGCTGGTTGCCGACCTGCTCGAAGGCATGAAGTTCGCGCTCGGCCCGACCACCGCCACCCGCAAGGACGTGCTCGCCCACATCGGCGGGATTCGCGTCCTCGCCGACTATCATTCCGACGATTACGAAATCGGCCGCCAGATTGATGCTGCCGGATATCGCGTTGTCCTCTCCCACGTCGTCATTGACCACATCACCCTGAACCGTGCCATGATCAGCCGCCAGATCCGCTGGATGCGCAGCACCCGCTTCTCGCGTCCCGCCGGTCACATCGGCAGCGGGTTGACCTTCGCCACGCCGTTTGCGCTGCTCGGTTTCATCGTCGCCGCCGCCTGGGGATACTGGACGCTTGCCTTGACCCTGCTCGCCTGGGGCATCGTCAACCGCTGGGTGCAGGCGCTGGTGGTCGGCTGGGGCGTGGTACGCGATCCCGAAATCTGGCGTTACCTCTGGTATTACCCAATCCGCGACCTGCTGGGATTTTTCTTTTGGATGGCCAGCTTCACCGGACGCAACTTCACCTGGCGCGGCGAACCCTACCGCTTCGGTCCCGGCGGACGCGTCGTCAGCCTGCGCCATGCTTCCCCGGCGGAACCCTCCTCTCACGCCGCTCCCGTCGGACCCGCCGGATCGGACTAA
- the rpmJ gene encoding 50S ribosomal protein L36 has protein sequence MKVRASVKKICDKCKVIRRKGVVRVICENTKHKQRQG, from the coding sequence ATGAAGGTACGGGCTTCGGTCAAGAAGATTTGCGACAAGTGCAAGGTCATCCGCCGCAAGGGCGTGGTGCGGGTGATCTGCGAAAACACGAAACATAAACAACGCCAGGGATAA
- the rplQ gene encoding 50S ribosomal protein L17, whose protein sequence is MRHLKAGKKLGRNTSHRRALLRNLVTSLILEERIETTEPKAKAMRPHVEKMITLGKRGDVAARRLAASYLMTRAAVDKLFDTVAPRMGDRNGGYLRIIRTGWQKGDGAEKAFVELIGSEKAIAAKQHKRAEARAKRREETKKAMEEAEAQATPAEAPAEGESKGEKE, encoded by the coding sequence ATGCGTCATTTAAAAGCTGGCAAGAAGCTGGGAAGAAACACCAGCCACCGTCGCGCCTTGCTGCGCAACCTGGTCACCTCGCTCATTCTGGAAGAGCGCATTGAAACCACCGAACCCAAGGCCAAGGCCATGCGCCCGCACGTCGAGAAGATGATCACCCTCGGCAAGCGCGGCGACGTTGCCGCCCGCCGACTCGCCGCCTCCTACCTGATGACGCGCGCCGCCGTCGACAAGCTGTTCGACACCGTCGCGCCGCGCATGGGCGACCGCAACGGCGGCTACCTGCGCATCATCCGCACCGGATGGCAAAAGGGCGACGGCGCCGAGAAAGCGTTTGTCGAGCTGATCGGCAGCGAGAAAGCCATCGCCGCCAAGCAGCACAAGCGCGCCGAAGCCCGCGCCAAGCGCCGCGAAGAAACCAAGAAGGCGATGGAAGAAGCCGAAGCCCAGGCTACTCCCGCCGAAGCTCCGGCCGAAGGCGAATCCAAGGGCGAAAAAGAGTAA
- a CDS encoding beta-lactamase family protein has protein sequence MRTRIAAFILVATLAAHAQQGRSQFPNDVRYQMDVAATKILATTGVPSASIAVVKDGRIAYLQTYGEARLEPRTLVKPSMRYSIGSISKQFTAVALLLLQEQGKLSLDDPVGKFLPNLTRANQVSVRQLLTHTSGYQDFWPQDYVMPMMLKPTTAEKIMDTWARKPLDFEPGTKWQYSNTGYVIAGAIIEKVTGKSYFQFLRDHIFTPLNMASVADFDQHGIAPADPTGYLRYGLGPARVAPDAGAGWMFAAGELAMTAEDLAKWDIALLERKIMSPASYKQFESETVLANGLGTQYGLGVSVRSESGHRALSHGGEVSGFTATNTVFPDDNAAVVVLTNQDAASASGDIAKKLATLALQDADTARKLEQARQIFAGLQHGTINRALFTDNANFYFSEQALKDFASSLGPLGTPTDFTQTNQALRGGMVLRSYQVKFANKTVRAWTFEMPDGKLEQYQVAAAD, from the coding sequence ATGCGCACACGCATCGCCGCCTTTATTCTCGTCGCCACCCTCGCCGCCCACGCCCAACAGGGGCGGTCGCAGTTTCCCAACGACGTCCGCTACCAGATGGACGTCGCCGCCACCAAGATCCTCGCCACCACCGGCGTGCCCAGCGCCTCCATCGCGGTGGTGAAGGACGGCCGCATCGCCTACCTCCAGACCTACGGAGAAGCGCGCCTGGAGCCGCGCACGCTGGTCAAGCCGTCGATGCGTTACTCCATCGGCTCCATCAGCAAGCAATTCACCGCCGTCGCCTTGCTGTTGCTGCAGGAGCAAGGCAAGCTCTCGCTCGACGACCCTGTTGGCAAGTTTCTCCCCAACCTCACCCGCGCCAACCAGGTCTCGGTCCGCCAACTGCTCACGCATACCTCCGGCTACCAGGACTTCTGGCCGCAAGACTACGTCATGCCCATGATGCTCAAGCCTACGACCGCCGAAAAAATCATGGACACCTGGGCGCGCAAGCCGCTCGACTTCGAGCCGGGCACGAAATGGCAGTACAGCAACACCGGCTACGTGATCGCCGGCGCCATCATCGAGAAAGTCACCGGAAAATCCTACTTCCAGTTCCTGCGCGATCACATTTTCACGCCGCTGAACATGGCCAGCGTGGCTGATTTCGACCAGCACGGCATCGCCCCGGCCGATCCCACCGGCTACCTGCGCTATGGCCTCGGCCCCGCGCGCGTCGCTCCCGATGCCGGCGCAGGCTGGATGTTCGCCGCCGGCGAGCTCGCCATGACCGCCGAAGACCTCGCCAAGTGGGACATCGCGCTGCTCGAGCGCAAGATCATGAGCCCCGCCTCCTACAAGCAGTTCGAAAGCGAAACCGTGCTCGCCAACGGCCTGGGCACGCAGTACGGGCTGGGCGTCTCCGTGCGCTCCGAGTCGGGACATCGCGCGCTCTCGCACGGCGGCGAAGTCTCCGGCTTCACCGCCACCAACACCGTGTTTCCCGACGACAACGCCGCCGTCGTCGTGCTCACCAATCAGGACGCGGCGAGCGCCTCCGGCGACATTGCCAAAAAGCTCGCCACCCTCGCTCTCCAGGACGCCGACACGGCGCGCAAGCTGGAGCAGGCGCGCCAGATCTTTGCCGGCCTGCAGCATGGAACCATCAACCGCGCGCTCTTCACCGACAATGCCAATTTCTATTTCAGCGAGCAGGCGCTGAAGGATTTCGCCTCCAGCCTCGGGCCGCTGGGCACGCCCACCGATTTCACCCAGACGAACCAGGCGCTGCGCGGCGGCATGGTGCTGCGGAGTTACCAGGTGAAGTTTGCCAACAAGACCGTGCGCGCCTGGACCTTCGAAATGCCCGACGGCAAGCTGGAGCAATACCAAGTCGCCGCCGCGGACTAA
- the map gene encoding type I methionyl aminopeptidase has protein sequence MAIVCKSPSELDKMRASGRIVRQVLDTVRAMVKPGVATMDLERAAEKKIKELGAKPAFKGYYDYPCVLCTSVNQEIVHGIPSPKRLLKEGDIVSIDCGVVLDGYYGDAAITVPVGEKLAPEVQKLLEVTEASLYRGIAAAQIGNTVGDVGAAVQELVEANGFSVVREFVGHGIGTRLHEDPQVPNYGTRGHGARLREGMVIAIEPMVNAGTPGARVLDDKWTAVTEDGSFSAHFEHCVAVTENGPVILTS, from the coding sequence ATGGCCATCGTTTGTAAATCGCCGTCCGAGCTGGACAAGATGCGCGCCTCGGGCCGCATCGTTCGCCAGGTGCTCGACACGGTCCGCGCCATGGTGAAGCCCGGCGTCGCCACCATGGACCTGGAGCGGGCGGCGGAGAAGAAGATCAAGGAACTGGGCGCCAAGCCGGCCTTCAAGGGGTATTACGATTACCCTTGCGTGCTGTGCACGTCGGTCAACCAGGAGATCGTCCACGGCATTCCGTCGCCGAAGCGGTTGCTCAAGGAAGGCGACATCGTCTCCATTGATTGCGGCGTCGTGCTCGACGGCTATTACGGTGACGCGGCCATCACCGTCCCGGTGGGCGAGAAGCTCGCTCCCGAAGTGCAGAAGCTTCTGGAAGTCACGGAAGCGTCGCTGTACCGCGGCATCGCCGCCGCCCAAATCGGCAACACCGTGGGCGACGTCGGCGCGGCGGTGCAGGAACTGGTCGAAGCCAACGGTTTCAGCGTGGTGCGTGAGTTTGTCGGGCACGGCATCGGGACGCGGCTGCACGAAGACCCGCAGGTCCCGAACTACGGTACCCGCGGACACGGCGCCCGCTTGCGCGAAGGCATGGTGATCGCCATCGAGCCGATGGTGAACGCCGGCACGCCCGGCGCCCGCGTGCTCGACGACAAGTGGACCGCAGTGACCGAAGACGGCAGCTTCAGCGCCCACTTCGAGCATTGCGTCGCCGTCACCGAAAACGGGCCGGTAATTTTGACGTCATAG
- a CDS encoding adenylate kinase, with the protein MESAAVNKSLPTVGPVILLGAPGAGKGTQAKTIVERYAIPQVSTGDLLRDHRDRGTELGKTAKAIMDSGGLVPDDLVNNMVAERLARPDTARGFILDGYPRTVAQAQWLDGYLADKRFENQGDRKLLPIVISIQVSYNQLLRRLTGRRSCPTCGRIYNVYFQPPRVADLCDVDGAKLVTRRDDCEEVISERLKAYERQTLPLADYYQAKGQLVEINGDQDMNAVTTEALKVIDGHRL; encoded by the coding sequence ATGGAAAGCGCTGCCGTGAACAAATCGCTCCCCACCGTCGGCCCGGTCATCCTGCTGGGCGCCCCGGGCGCCGGCAAAGGAACGCAGGCCAAAACCATCGTCGAGCGCTATGCCATCCCGCAGGTCTCCACCGGCGACCTGCTCCGCGACCACCGCGACCGCGGCACCGAGCTCGGCAAGACGGCCAAGGCCATCATGGATAGCGGCGGGTTGGTTCCGGACGACCTGGTCAATAACATGGTCGCCGAGCGCCTGGCGCGCCCTGACACGGCTCGCGGGTTTATTCTCGACGGCTATCCGCGCACGGTTGCGCAGGCCCAGTGGCTCGATGGCTATTTGGCCGATAAGCGCTTTGAAAATCAAGGGGATCGCAAGCTTCTCCCGATTGTGATCAGCATCCAGGTGAGCTATAATCAATTGTTGCGCCGGCTAACGGGCCGGCGTTCTTGTCCCACCTGCGGGCGCATTTACAACGTGTACTTCCAGCCTCCCCGCGTTGCTGACCTCTGCGACGTCGATGGCGCGAAGCTTGTTACACGCCGTGACGATTGCGAGGAAGTGATCTCCGAACGTCTCAAGGCCTACGAGCGGCAAACCCTGCCTCTCGCCGATTATTACCAGGCCAAGGGGCAGTTGGTCGAGATCAATGGTGACCAGGACATGAACGCCGTCACCACCGAGGCGTTGAAAGTGATTGATGGCCATCGTTTGTAA
- the rpsD gene encoding 30S ribosomal protein S4 yields the protein MARYTGAVCRLCRREGTKLFLKGAKCFSDKCPIENRNFAPGQHGKDRKAKIVGYGLQLREKQKAKRIYFTNEGQFRNYYEKATRSKGVTGELLLQALERRLDNVVYRLGFATARRQSRQLVRHGHIQVNGRKVDIPSFQVKAGDEIAVRESSKKLPIIASSIEYSSHQPAPNWLEVDRENMKGRVTAIPKREDVNMPVNEQLIVELYSK from the coding sequence TTGGCTCGATATACAGGTGCAGTCTGCCGCCTTTGCCGCCGCGAAGGCACCAAGCTCTTCCTCAAAGGGGCAAAGTGCTTCAGCGATAAATGTCCCATCGAAAACCGCAACTTCGCCCCCGGCCAGCACGGCAAGGACCGCAAGGCGAAGATCGTCGGATACGGCCTGCAGTTGCGCGAGAAGCAGAAAGCCAAGCGCATCTACTTCACCAACGAAGGCCAGTTCCGCAACTACTACGAGAAAGCGACGCGTTCCAAGGGCGTCACCGGCGAATTGCTCTTGCAGGCGCTTGAGCGCCGTCTCGACAACGTCGTCTACCGCCTCGGTTTCGCCACCGCGCGCCGCCAGTCGCGCCAGTTGGTGCGCCACGGACATATCCAGGTCAACGGCCGCAAGGTCGATATTCCCTCGTTCCAGGTGAAGGCCGGCGACGAGATTGCGGTGCGCGAGTCCAGCAAGAAGCTGCCCATCATCGCTTCCTCGATCGAGTACAGCAGCCATCAGCCGGCGCCGAACTGGCTCGAGGTGGACCGCGAGAACATGAAGGGACGCGTCACTGCGATCCCCAAGCGCGAAGACGTCAATATGCCGGTCAACGAACAGTTGATCGTTGAACTGTATTCGAAGTAA
- a CDS encoding TetR/AcrR family transcriptional regulator, translated as MNMFKIGEKSAKGEAAREQIMGHALRLFREHGFDATTMRDVAAGAGVALGLAYYYFPSKEALVAAYYDQVQSRHAAMLEEELPRAATLEERLSTVLHTKIDILQDDRKLLGALFRYTGDPEHPLSFLGKATQPLRAECMELFRRAVEAERLPHDLADLLPMLLWAMHMGILLFFLYDGSPNAQRTRKLIDGSVTLVVRMLSLARFPLLRPLRRHVLGVLKDAGLSEPTLSLQPRER; from the coding sequence TTGAACATGTTCAAAATCGGCGAGAAGTCGGCCAAGGGCGAAGCAGCGAGAGAGCAAATCATGGGCCACGCGCTGCGGCTGTTCCGTGAACACGGATTCGACGCGACCACCATGCGCGACGTGGCCGCCGGCGCGGGCGTGGCGCTCGGGCTTGCGTACTACTACTTCCCCAGCAAGGAGGCGCTGGTCGCCGCCTACTACGATCAGGTGCAGTCGCGCCACGCCGCCATGCTGGAAGAAGAACTCCCGCGCGCCGCGACGCTGGAGGAGCGGCTTTCGACGGTGTTGCACACCAAGATCGACATTCTGCAGGACGACCGCAAGCTGCTGGGCGCGCTATTTCGCTACACCGGCGACCCGGAGCACCCGCTGTCGTTCCTGGGGAAAGCGACGCAGCCATTGCGCGCGGAATGCATGGAACTGTTCCGGCGCGCGGTTGAGGCGGAGCGCCTGCCGCACGATCTCGCCGACCTCCTGCCCATGCTGCTATGGGCGATGCACATGGGGATCCTGCTCTTTTTTTTATATGACGGGTCGCCAAATGCGCAGCGCACCCGCAAATTGATTGACGGCTCGGTCACCCTGGTGGTGCGCATGCTGTCGCTGGCGAGATTTCCGTTGCTGCGCCCCCTGCGGCGGCACGTTCTCGGCGTGCTCAAGGACGCGGGATTGAGCGAACCCACCCTATCGCTCCAACCCCGGGAGCGATAA
- the guaB gene encoding IMP dehydrogenase, translating into MIHFPVPEALTFDDVLLLPARSDVVPAAVNTQTRVTRNITLNIPLISAAMDTVTEAQMAIAMAQQGGMGIVHRNLTIEQQAGEVDKVKRSESGMIVDPITMSPDDKVSDALKVMERYRISGVPITKNKKLVGILTNRDLRFETRTDIPISKVMTKENLITVAVGTTLEQAEQILHKHRVEKLLVVDDKYTLKGLITVKDIQKKLKYPNAAKDNQGRLRVGAAIGATGDYLERAQELARAKVDVIAIDSAHGHSTRVLEAIKTVKAKLPEVELIAGNVATFDGACEVARSGADAVKVGIGPGSICTTRIVTGAGVPQITAIAEAFRAVRDAQIPVIADGGIKYSGDVTKALAAGASVCMIGSLFAGTDESPGETILYQGRTFKAYRGMGSLAAMSAGGSERYFQESSPGDSSVPVGREDADGNRLAKLVPEGIEARVPYQGPLSMIIYQLVGGLRSGMGYTGSASIADLQQKARFVRISNAGMRESHVHDVAITREAPNYRVE; encoded by the coding sequence ATGATCCATTTTCCTGTTCCTGAGGCGCTCACCTTCGACGACGTTCTTCTCCTGCCGGCGCGCAGCGATGTGGTGCCCGCGGCGGTCAACACCCAGACCCGCGTCACGCGCAACATCACGCTCAACATTCCCCTCATCAGCGCCGCCATGGACACCGTCACCGAGGCACAGATGGCGATCGCCATGGCGCAGCAGGGCGGCATGGGCATCGTCCACCGCAATTTGACGATCGAGCAGCAGGCCGGCGAAGTGGACAAGGTGAAGCGCTCGGAAAGCGGCATGATCGTGGACCCGATCACCATGTCGCCCGACGACAAAGTCAGCGACGCGCTCAAGGTGATGGAGCGCTACCGCATCTCGGGCGTGCCCATCACCAAGAACAAAAAGCTGGTCGGCATTCTGACCAACCGCGACCTGCGCTTCGAGACCCGCACCGACATTCCCATCAGCAAAGTGATGACCAAGGAAAACCTGATCACCGTGGCGGTCGGCACCACGCTGGAGCAGGCGGAGCAGATCCTGCACAAGCACCGCGTCGAGAAGCTGCTGGTGGTGGACGACAAGTACACGCTCAAGGGACTGATCACGGTCAAGGACATCCAGAAAAAGCTGAAATACCCCAACGCCGCCAAGGACAATCAGGGACGCCTGCGGGTGGGCGCGGCCATCGGCGCCACCGGTGATTACCTGGAGCGCGCGCAGGAACTGGCGCGGGCCAAGGTGGACGTGATCGCCATTGACAGCGCGCACGGCCACTCGACGCGCGTGCTGGAAGCGATCAAGACGGTGAAGGCCAAGCTGCCGGAGGTGGAGCTGATCGCCGGCAACGTCGCGACCTTCGACGGCGCCTGCGAAGTGGCGCGCTCGGGCGCGGACGCGGTGAAGGTGGGAATCGGGCCGGGCTCGATCTGCACCACGCGCATCGTCACCGGCGCGGGCGTGCCGCAGATCACCGCCATCGCCGAGGCGTTCCGCGCGGTGCGCGACGCGCAGATTCCGGTGATCGCCGACGGCGGCATCAAGTACTCCGGCGACGTCACCAAGGCGCTGGCCGCGGGCGCCAGCGTGTGTATGATCGGCTCGCTGTTCGCCGGGACCGACGAGAGTCCGGGCGAAACGATTTTGTACCAGGGCCGCACCTTCAAGGCGTATCGCGGGATGGGCTCGCTGGCGGCGATGTCGGCGGGCGGGAGCGAGCGCTACTTCCAGGAGTCGAGTCCCGGCGATTCCTCGGTGCCGGTCGGCCGCGAAGATGCCGACGGCAACCGCCTGGCCAAGCTGGTGCCGGAAGGCATCGAGGCGCGCGTGCCCTATCAGGGGCCGCTCTCGATGATCATTTACCAGCTCGTCGGTGGCCTGCGCTCCGGCATGGGTTACACCGGCTCGGCGTCCATTGCCGACCTGCAGCAGAAAGCGCGCTTCGTGCGCATCAGCAACGCCGGCATGCGCGAGAGCCACGTGCACGACGTGGCCATCACGCGCGAGGCGCCGAATTACCGCGTCGAATAA
- the rpsM gene encoding 30S ribosomal protein S13, with amino-acid sequence MARIAGVDLPRNKHTRIALTYIYGIGHPRAAKIVAAANVDGEKKVQDLNEEEVNRIRQVIEGEGNVEGDLRKDVSMHIKRLIEIGSYRGFRHRRNLPVRGQRTHTNARTRKGPRKGTVAAKKKSAAKT; translated from the coding sequence ATGGCCAGAATTGCCGGCGTGGATCTTCCGCGCAACAAGCACACGCGCATCGCGCTGACCTACATCTACGGCATCGGGCACCCGCGCGCCGCCAAGATTGTCGCGGCCGCCAACGTGGATGGCGAAAAGAAGGTGCAGGACCTCAACGAAGAAGAGGTCAACCGCATCCGCCAGGTCATCGAGGGCGAGGGCAACGTGGAAGGCGACCTGCGCAAGGACGTCTCCATGCACATCAAGCGCCTGATCGAAATCGGCTCGTACCGCGGCTTCCGTCATCGCCGCAACCTGCCGGTTCGCGGTCAGCGCACCCACACCAACGCGCGCACCCGCAAGGGCCCGCGCAAGGGCACCGTGGCCGCCAAGAAGAAGTCGGCGGCCAAGACGTAA
- the rpsK gene encoding 30S ribosomal protein S11, whose protein sequence is MAKPAAAETTAGAPAKKGKTKKFKKRERKNVPFGIAHIQASFNNTIVTIADSEGNVLSWKSSGSLGFRGSRKGTPFAAQQAAITAANLAREHGLRSVEVRVSGPGSGRESAIRALAAAGIEVRNIKDVTPIPHNGCRPPKRRRV, encoded by the coding sequence ATGGCGAAACCAGCAGCAGCAGAAACCACCGCCGGAGCGCCGGCGAAAAAAGGCAAGACCAAGAAGTTCAAGAAGCGTGAGCGCAAGAACGTTCCCTTTGGGATCGCTCACATTCAGGCGTCGTTCAACAACACCATCGTCACCATCGCTGACAGCGAGGGCAACGTGCTCTCCTGGAAGAGTTCGGGGTCGCTGGGATTCCGCGGATCGCGCAAGGGCACGCCCTTCGCCGCGCAGCAGGCCGCCATCACCGCCGCCAACCTGGCACGCGAGCACGGCCTCCGCTCGGTCGAGGTGCGGGTCAGCGGGCCGGGATCGGGCCGCGAGTCGGCCATCCGCGCCCTGGCCGCCGCCGGCATCGAGGTGCGCAACATCAAGGACGTCACCCCGATTCCGCATAACGGCTGCCGTCCGCCGAAACGGCGCCGCGTTTAA